Proteins encoded together in one Streptomyces sp. NBC_01216 window:
- a CDS encoding alpha-1,4-glucan--maltose-1-phosphate maltosyltransferase: MGRIPVLDVRPLVDCGRRPAKAVAGETFEVSATVFREGHDAVAANVVLRGPSGRPGPWTPMRELAPGTDRWGAEVTPDAEGLWTYTVEAWSDPVATWRHHARIKIPAGIDSELVLADGAALHERAAKGVPKKGGGREAVLAAADALRDESRSAAARLAAALAPRVTETLDRHPLRELVSASPALPLRVERERALFGSWYEFFPRSEGVRKVRGRTVPGTFRTAAERLPAIAAMGFDVVYLPPIHPIGTTHRKGPNNALAASPEDVGVPWAIGSPEGGHDAVHPDLGTLEDFDAFVARARELRLEIALDFALQCSPDHPWVEKHPEWFRHRADGSIAYAENPPKKYQDIYPIDFDGAPGTMDAIVAETVRVLRHWMDHGVRIFRVDNPHTKPVVFWERVIGEINRADPDVIFLAEAFTRPAMMRTLGAIGFQQSYTYFTWRNTRQELTEYLTELSGDAAAHMRPNLFVNTPDILHAYLQGGGRPAFEVRAVLAATLSPTWGVYAGYELCENTPLRDGSEEYLDSEKYQLRPRDWESAERTGASIAPLITTLNRVRRRHPALRRLRGLRFHATDNDALIAYSKRSGSNTVLVVANLDPHHTQEATVSLDMPELGLDWHETVPVRDELTGETYHWGRASYVRLEPGVTPAHVLVLRPSPQTGGSPTT; this comes from the coding sequence ATGGGACGTATTCCCGTACTGGACGTCCGCCCCCTGGTCGACTGTGGACGCCGGCCCGCGAAGGCCGTGGCCGGTGAGACCTTCGAGGTGTCGGCCACCGTCTTCCGCGAGGGCCATGACGCCGTCGCCGCCAACGTCGTGCTGCGTGGCCCCTCGGGCCGCCCCGGCCCCTGGACCCCGATGCGCGAGCTGGCGCCCGGCACCGACCGGTGGGGCGCCGAGGTCACGCCGGACGCCGAGGGTCTGTGGACGTACACCGTCGAGGCGTGGAGCGATCCGGTCGCGACCTGGCGCCATCACGCGAGGATCAAGATTCCGGCCGGGATCGACTCCGAGCTGGTCCTCGCCGACGGCGCGGCGCTCCACGAGCGCGCGGCGAAGGGCGTGCCCAAGAAAGGCGGTGGCCGGGAGGCCGTACTCGCGGCGGCCGACGCGCTGCGCGACGAGTCCCGCTCCGCCGCGGCCCGGCTGGCCGCCGCGCTCGCCCCCCGGGTGACCGAGACCCTGGACCGTCACCCGCTGCGCGAACTCGTGAGCGCCTCGCCCGCGTTGCCGCTCCGGGTGGAGCGCGAGCGGGCGCTGTTCGGCTCCTGGTACGAGTTCTTCCCCCGTTCCGAGGGGGTGCGGAAGGTCCGCGGTCGGACCGTGCCCGGGACGTTCCGCACCGCCGCCGAGCGGCTGCCGGCGATCGCGGCGATGGGCTTCGACGTCGTCTATCTGCCACCCATCCACCCCATCGGCACCACTCATCGCAAGGGTCCCAACAACGCGCTCGCGGCGAGCCCGGAGGACGTCGGCGTGCCGTGGGCGATCGGTTCACCGGAGGGCGGGCACGATGCCGTCCACCCCGACCTCGGCACGCTCGAGGACTTCGACGCCTTCGTGGCCCGCGCCCGCGAGCTGCGTCTGGAGATCGCGCTGGACTTCGCCCTCCAGTGCTCCCCGGACCACCCGTGGGTGGAGAAGCACCCGGAGTGGTTCCGTCACCGCGCCGACGGCTCGATCGCGTACGCCGAGAACCCGCCGAAGAAGTACCAGGACATCTACCCGATCGACTTCGACGGGGCCCCGGGCACGATGGACGCCATCGTCGCCGAGACCGTCCGGGTGCTGCGGCACTGGATGGACCACGGGGTGCGGATCTTCCGCGTGGACAACCCGCACACCAAGCCGGTGGTGTTCTGGGAGCGGGTGATCGGCGAGATCAACCGGGCCGACCCGGACGTGATCTTCCTGGCGGAGGCGTTCACCCGGCCCGCGATGATGCGCACGCTCGGCGCGATCGGATTCCAGCAGTCGTACACGTACTTCACCTGGCGCAACACCAGGCAGGAGCTGACCGAGTACCTCACCGAGCTGTCCGGTGACGCGGCGGCCCACATGCGGCCGAACCTCTTCGTGAACACCCCCGACATCCTGCACGCCTACCTCCAAGGCGGCGGCCGGCCGGCGTTCGAGGTGCGCGCGGTGCTCGCCGCGACCCTCTCGCCGACCTGGGGTGTCTACGCCGGATACGAACTCTGCGAGAACACCCCCCTGCGGGACGGCAGCGAGGAGTACCTGGACTCAGAGAAGTACCAACTCCGGCCCCGTGACTGGGAGTCGGCCGAGCGCACCGGGGCCTCGATCGCCCCGCTGATCACCACGCTGAACCGTGTCAGGCGCCGTCATCCGGCGCTGCGCCGGCTGCGCGGGCTGCGCTTCCACGCCACCGACAACGACGCGTTGATCGCGTACAGCAAGCGGTCGGGCTCGAACACCGTTCTGGTGGTCGCAAATCTCGACCCTCACCACACCCAGGAGGCCACGGTCTCGTTGGACATGCCGGAGCTCGGCCTGGACTGGCACGAGACCGTACCGGTGCGCGACGAGCTCACCGGCGAGACCTATCACTGGGGCAGGGCCAGCTATGTGCGCCTCGAGCCGGGTGTCACGCCCGCGCACGTCCTCGTCCTGCGACCGTCCCCGCAGACCGGAGGGTCACCCACCACATGA
- a CDS encoding AraC family transcriptional regulator has product MDNVRTDRDDRREDRREHRREDRRENRPEEWGEDRPHGRGEDGPRGSCDDRRGDDCEERDDLLSELLKPLRLTGVFDSRWHVRAPWAIEGDAEQSCAVLHYIVEGGCWITGDGQAPLELRAGDLIVFPTGIAHRLSDRPDRQGVPLRAVLPERQPGTSGEIVIPGDGAVSRMLCAGLHYDASAATGLYTSLPWALVLDGAQVDREPLLRDTLRLLAAPDRPVGPGDRLITLRAFEMALVLALRPLLRELADNPATLPVLRHPGISRAMVMIATRYAEPWTIESLAREVGMSRSAFTAAFRELVGEAPARHLTGRRMQEAARLLTETSIPQSAVPPRVGYQSAVGFHLAFRKWFGMTPGEYRSGYDHAA; this is encoded by the coding sequence ATGGACAACGTGCGAACCGACCGTGACGACCGACGTGAGGACCGACGTGAGCACCGGCGCGAAGACCGGCGCGAGAACCGGCCGGAGGAATGGGGCGAGGACCGGCCCCACGGGCGGGGAGAGGACGGCCCTCGGGGCTCGTGCGACGACCGGCGCGGGGACGACTGCGAGGAGCGGGACGACCTGCTGAGCGAACTGCTGAAGCCACTCCGCCTCACCGGGGTCTTCGACAGCCGCTGGCACGTCCGTGCCCCCTGGGCCATCGAGGGCGACGCGGAACAGAGCTGCGCCGTCCTCCACTACATCGTCGAAGGAGGCTGCTGGATCACCGGCGACGGCCAGGCCCCGCTCGAACTGCGCGCCGGCGACCTGATCGTCTTCCCCACCGGCATCGCCCACCGCCTCTCCGACCGCCCCGACCGGCAGGGCGTACCCCTCAGGGCCGTCCTGCCCGAACGCCAGCCGGGCACCTCCGGCGAGATCGTCATCCCCGGAGACGGAGCCGTCAGCCGCATGCTCTGCGCCGGACTCCACTACGACGCCAGCGCCGCCACCGGGCTCTACACCTCACTGCCCTGGGCACTCGTCCTCGACGGCGCCCAGGTCGACCGCGAACCACTGCTGCGCGACACCCTGCGGCTGCTCGCCGCGCCCGACCGACCGGTGGGCCCCGGAGACCGGCTCATCACCCTGCGCGCCTTCGAGATGGCCCTGGTTCTCGCGCTGCGCCCGCTGCTGCGCGAACTCGCCGACAACCCGGCGACGCTGCCGGTCCTGCGGCACCCCGGCATCAGCCGCGCCATGGTGATGATCGCGACACGCTACGCCGAACCCTGGACCATCGAGTCCCTCGCCCGCGAGGTCGGCATGTCGCGCTCGGCCTTCACCGCCGCCTTCCGGGAACTCGTCGGCGAGGCTCCCGCCCGCCACCTGACCGGACGCCGGATGCAGGAGGCCGCCCGGCTGCTGACCGAGACCTCGATCCCGCAGTCCGCGGTCCCGCCCCGGGTCGGCTACCAGAGCGCGGTCGGCTTCCACCTGGCCTTCCGCAAGTGGTTCGGGATGACCCCGGGGGAGTACCGCTCCGGCTACGACCACGCGGCGTGA
- a CDS encoding SDR family oxidoreductase — MSSQIPMRVAVVGATGFQGGAVARLLTERHHKVRTLTRRPAGDRPPLPGASFIAGDLASLADVRRLFDGMTHASVVMPLVYEAERVRLYARNIAHAAREAGILRLVYNANTRIPQGPTSVAAFETRRIAEEVLRDSGVPLVVVRPPVYLDNLFSPWNGPALVDEGVLAYPLPASTPTAWLSHRDLAEAVLAALTGEGLEGRTFDIGGAQALTGAELAAAFGRGLGRSVQYLPLPPEVFERGLAQLLGPAAAAGVAGIYHYMATGVDPLLLTADDGVSADVLAVRPTPVDEWVMRQPWQVWSGNTEGQPASPQD, encoded by the coding sequence ATGTCCAGTCAGATTCCGATGCGGGTCGCGGTCGTGGGAGCCACCGGTTTCCAGGGCGGCGCGGTGGCACGTCTGCTGACCGAACGGCACCACAAGGTGCGTACCCTGACCCGCCGCCCCGCGGGCGACCGTCCGCCGCTGCCCGGTGCCTCCTTCATCGCGGGGGACCTGGCGAGCCTGGCCGACGTGCGCCGGCTCTTCGACGGCATGACGCACGCCTCGGTGGTGATGCCGCTGGTGTACGAGGCGGAGCGGGTGCGGCTGTACGCGCGGAACATCGCGCACGCGGCCCGGGAGGCGGGCATCCTGCGTCTGGTCTACAACGCCAACACGCGGATCCCGCAGGGCCCGACCTCGGTGGCCGCGTTCGAGACCAGGCGGATCGCCGAGGAGGTCCTGCGGGACAGTGGTGTGCCGCTGGTCGTCGTCCGGCCACCGGTGTACCTGGACAACCTGTTCTCGCCGTGGAACGGCCCCGCGCTGGTCGACGAGGGCGTCCTCGCCTATCCGCTGCCGGCCTCCACCCCGACGGCCTGGCTCTCGCACCGCGACCTGGCGGAGGCGGTGCTGGCCGCGCTGACCGGGGAGGGGCTGGAGGGCCGGACCTTCGACATCGGCGGGGCGCAGGCGCTGACCGGTGCGGAGCTGGCCGCCGCGTTCGGCCGGGGGCTGGGCCGTTCGGTGCAGTACCTGCCGCTGCCGCCGGAGGTCTTCGAGCGGGGGCTCGCGCAGCTGCTGGGCCCGGCCGCGGCGGCCGGGGTCGCGGGGATCTACCACTACATGGCGACGGGCGTCGACCCGCTGCTGCTCACGGCCGACGACGGGGTGTCGGCGGACGTCCTGGCCGTGCGCCCGACACCGGTGGACGAGTGGGTCATGCGTCAGCCGTGGCAGGTGTGGTCCGGCAACACCGAGGGGCAGCCTGCCTCGCCTCAGGACTGA
- a CDS encoding polymorphic toxin-type HINT domain-containing protein, with the protein MPVFGNHSGEPCHQTSYAGSSCTQAWRWNLDHVEDVHGNAMIIDWKQETNEYARNGEFKKAVSYVRGGYPTQVLYGLRGDNLTGAPAGKVVFTAKERCVVEGATSCSVAEFESKDYEDKQPWWDTPATLHCKTGAENCYITSPTFWTRVRLASVSTYGQRTPGSTALSPVDRWDLHQSFPRQRTDTHPPLWLESVRRTGYSVPGANGAQTSTTLPDLSFIANVDDMPNRVAKSASDPTPEFDRLRVETVRTETGGEVYVDYSAPCPKGTAHPAPETNTGRCFPSKWSPDPDLENPPLEWFNKYVVDRIVEKDRVARQPDVVTTYVYDTAKGAAWAKNTDEFTKPELRTYDQWRGYDKVTVKRGVTSHADPDTATERSQTVTRYFRGMSRDAGRAVVTVKDSTGEETLGEDLPAYQGRTAETISSTKDGGSLVARETSRPFARKTATRARGDGLPALEAYSTGTDRTDAEESISGGKSRTARSETLRRDAYDLPLETQSYTLTETEGGALTKADESCAVTSYVHNVTKHLIGLPQRVRTTVGDCQDAASATGDQVIFDARTSYDALNAFGAAPVKGLPRQVDTIDGDGDGWITSARTEYDALGRAVKSVNAQGASTANAFSPATGVPFQATTTNALNHTATSTVDPGRGSVLSLTDPNGRTTTSHYDDLGRVTDVWTPSRDSSTDKASVHFDYQIDADKVPAVTMRALRDNGTYADSVTIYDGLLRPRQTQTEALGGGRVVSDTLYNANGSVGETRNSYFTKDEPKPEIFVPETVFEAPNSTKVAYDGLGRAVRTTTLHDGDAQHSSTAVYAGDWTLTRTGMSADGTTPLKGSRAAKTWTDALGRTAKIEHYTTTGLIGPDPASDDTRYAYDPRGKLARVTDADGNTWTYTYDVRGRLTASADPDMGPAGFGYDDLDQQTWSRDGRDRAQYTLYDVLGRPTELHDDSETGPLVSKWTYDTLPGAKGYPVASTRYNGGAAFTSEVTGYDTEYRPTGSKITIPATPGTTGLAGTYAYTNTYTETGKLQSVTLPATPGGLAAEKVITRYNGEGAPITTSGLAWYTSGTLYNPFGQVLRTTSGEGSKRLWTTAAYDEATGRLKETVAQREITSPVWKSTTAYGYDTVGNVTSITGTQSETSGTQTTNQVDRQCFAYDPMGRLVHAWTGSDTCPTATSAQGAGPAEGGLSTGVDGSGYWQSYEFDAIGNRTKLTVHDPAGVKPTDEYEYSYGRGDTNNGSQPTTTAQPHTLTDVKSRQVIGGSTFSLRQSYLYDPSGNTTERITAGGETSTFTWDRRNKLTSADTDNDGAANVTYLYDAAGNRLIEDDGTKRTLYLGEAEISVNTAGQALDAKRYYGHTGAPTTVRSTGGKATGHKLTVLLSDHHNTSTMAVDQSGNQAVTRRFFDPYGNPRGTEPTDWPGRHTFLGTGVDDPTTGLTHIGAREYDATTGRFLSADPIIDITDPLQMNGYTYANGNPVTYSDPTGLEIGSTPGTCSWDVKYCTPDQASGKDKNNGARDNSGHGSTDDAKPADELEAWVETFGAGPDDLVTLEQRYFTWTHGAMAQSGNYWTGAKIGEKYLCYGRTACHKAAIYLRETGDVSGAKKIAATYCIENPSDCGNAQSTHNALREVAAAFPFMLAGGTGPGALKGGKGGPCNSFVPGTKVLMADGTSKPIENVKAGDKVVATDEKTGETRIETVTAEIKGEGLKHLVKITIDADGKKGTKTAQVIATDGHPFWVPEIGKWIDATDLKSGQWLQTSTGTYVRVSSVQRWTSQGATVHNLTVSDLHTYYVLAGNTPVLVHNSGGPNCDITIYKAPGRGMTDRLLKDGFTEKDFPGSGNGYPDGRAYFGLEDDGKTIALDYASRGGYDGGVVQVRIPKADFEQHFSQYVGSHNGVPNVEVAIPNTAFDRLNQYPRSMVGG; encoded by the coding sequence GTGCCCGTCTTCGGCAACCACAGCGGTGAGCCCTGCCACCAGACGTCCTACGCCGGCTCCTCGTGCACCCAGGCGTGGCGCTGGAACCTCGACCACGTCGAGGACGTCCACGGCAACGCCATGATCATCGACTGGAAGCAGGAGACCAACGAGTACGCCAGGAACGGGGAGTTCAAGAAGGCCGTCTCCTACGTCCGCGGCGGATATCCCACGCAGGTCCTCTATGGTCTGCGCGGCGACAACCTGACCGGCGCCCCCGCGGGCAAGGTGGTGTTCACCGCCAAGGAGCGCTGCGTCGTCGAGGGTGCGACCAGCTGCTCCGTCGCCGAGTTCGAGTCGAAGGACTACGAGGACAAGCAGCCCTGGTGGGACACTCCCGCCACGCTGCACTGCAAGACCGGCGCCGAGAACTGCTACATCACCTCGCCCACCTTCTGGACCCGGGTCAGGCTCGCCTCGGTCAGCACCTACGGTCAGCGCACACCCGGTTCGACCGCGCTGTCACCCGTCGACCGATGGGACCTGCACCAGTCGTTCCCGAGGCAGCGCACCGACACCCACCCGCCGCTGTGGCTGGAGTCGGTCCGCCGCACCGGATACAGCGTTCCCGGCGCGAACGGAGCGCAGACCAGCACCACGCTCCCGGACCTCTCCTTCATCGCCAACGTCGACGACATGCCCAACCGCGTGGCGAAGAGCGCGAGCGACCCGACTCCGGAGTTCGACCGGCTCCGGGTCGAGACCGTCCGCACCGAGACCGGCGGCGAGGTCTACGTCGACTACTCCGCCCCCTGCCCGAAGGGCACGGCTCACCCCGCCCCGGAGACGAACACCGGCCGCTGCTTCCCCAGCAAGTGGTCACCCGATCCCGACCTGGAGAACCCTCCCCTCGAGTGGTTCAACAAGTACGTCGTCGACCGGATCGTCGAGAAGGACCGGGTCGCCCGCCAGCCGGACGTCGTCACCACGTACGTCTACGACACCGCCAAGGGCGCGGCCTGGGCCAAGAACACCGACGAGTTCACCAAACCCGAGCTGCGGACCTACGACCAGTGGCGCGGGTACGACAAGGTCACCGTGAAGCGGGGTGTCACGTCCCACGCGGACCCGGACACCGCCACGGAGCGGTCCCAGACCGTCACGCGCTACTTCCGCGGCATGTCCCGCGACGCCGGCCGGGCGGTCGTCACCGTCAAGGACTCGACCGGTGAGGAGACCCTCGGCGAGGACCTGCCCGCCTACCAGGGCCGCACCGCCGAGACGATCTCCTCCACCAAGGACGGCGGCAGCCTCGTCGCACGCGAGACGAGCCGGCCGTTCGCGCGGAAGACCGCGACCCGGGCACGGGGCGACGGCCTTCCCGCCCTGGAGGCGTACAGCACGGGGACGGACCGGACCGACGCCGAGGAGTCGATCAGCGGCGGCAAGAGCCGGACCGCGCGCTCGGAGACCCTCAGGCGCGACGCCTACGACCTGCCGCTCGAGACGCAGAGCTACACGCTGACCGAGACGGAGGGGGGCGCTCTCACCAAGGCCGACGAGTCGTGCGCCGTCACCTCGTACGTCCACAACGTCACGAAGCACCTCATCGGCCTTCCTCAGCGTGTCCGCACGACGGTGGGCGACTGCCAGGACGCGGCCTCCGCGACGGGCGACCAGGTCATCTTCGACGCGCGCACCTCCTACGACGCGCTGAACGCCTTCGGCGCGGCGCCCGTCAAGGGACTTCCCCGTCAGGTCGACACGATCGACGGCGACGGTGACGGATGGATCACCTCGGCCCGCACCGAGTACGACGCGCTCGGCCGGGCCGTCAAGAGCGTCAACGCCCAGGGCGCCTCGACCGCCAACGCCTTCAGCCCGGCCACCGGTGTCCCGTTCCAGGCCACGACCACGAACGCGCTGAACCACACCGCGACCTCCACCGTCGACCCGGGACGCGGCTCCGTCCTGTCCCTCACCGACCCCAACGGCCGCACGACGACCAGCCACTACGACGACCTCGGCCGTGTCACCGACGTGTGGACCCCGTCCCGCGACTCCTCCACGGACAAGGCGTCGGTCCACTTCGACTACCAGATCGACGCCGACAAGGTCCCGGCGGTCACCATGCGGGCGCTCCGTGACAACGGCACCTACGCGGACTCCGTCACCATCTACGACGGTCTGCTGCGTCCGCGCCAGACCCAGACGGAGGCGCTCGGCGGCGGTCGCGTCGTCAGCGACACCCTGTACAACGCCAACGGCTCGGTCGGCGAGACCAGGAACAGCTACTTCACCAAGGACGAACCGAAGCCCGAGATCTTCGTCCCCGAAACCGTCTTCGAGGCCCCGAACTCGACGAAGGTCGCCTACGACGGTCTCGGACGCGCCGTCCGCACGACCACGCTGCACGACGGCGACGCACAGCACTCCAGCACCGCCGTCTACGCGGGAGACTGGACGCTGACCCGCACCGGCATGTCCGCCGACGGGACCACACCCCTCAAGGGCAGCCGCGCGGCGAAGACCTGGACCGACGCACTCGGCCGTACCGCGAAGATCGAGCACTACACCACCACCGGCCTGATCGGCCCTGATCCGGCGTCCGACGACACGCGGTACGCCTACGACCCGCGGGGCAAGCTCGCGAGGGTCACCGACGCCGACGGCAACACCTGGACCTACACCTACGATGTCCGCGGCCGGCTGACGGCATCGGCGGACCCCGACATGGGCCCGGCCGGCTTCGGCTACGACGACCTGGACCAGCAGACCTGGTCCAGGGACGGCCGGGACCGCGCCCAGTACACCCTCTACGACGTGCTGGGCCGCCCGACCGAGCTGCACGACGACTCCGAGACCGGCCCGCTCGTCTCGAAGTGGACCTACGACACCCTGCCCGGGGCCAAGGGCTATCCCGTCGCCTCCACGCGCTACAACGGCGGCGCGGCCTTCACCAGCGAGGTCACGGGCTACGACACCGAGTACCGCCCCACGGGCTCGAAGATCACCATTCCCGCGACGCCGGGCACGACCGGCCTCGCCGGCACCTACGCCTACACCAACACCTATACGGAGACCGGCAAGCTCCAGTCGGTGACCCTCCCGGCCACCCCCGGCGGTCTCGCCGCGGAAAAGGTGATCACCCGCTACAACGGCGAGGGCGCGCCGATCACCACCTCCGGCCTGGCCTGGTACACCTCCGGCACCCTCTACAACCCCTTCGGCCAGGTGCTGCGCACCACCTCCGGCGAAGGATCCAAGCGCCTGTGGACCACCGCCGCGTACGACGAGGCCACCGGTCGCCTCAAGGAGACGGTGGCCCAGCGGGAGATCACGAGTCCCGTCTGGAAGTCGACGACGGCCTACGGCTACGACACCGTCGGCAACGTCACCTCCATCACCGGCACCCAGTCGGAGACCTCCGGCACGCAGACGACGAACCAGGTCGACCGGCAGTGCTTCGCCTACGACCCGATGGGCCGTCTGGTCCACGCGTGGACGGGCAGCGACACCTGCCCCACCGCCACTTCCGCGCAAGGCGCCGGCCCCGCCGAGGGCGGGCTTTCCACCGGTGTCGACGGCAGCGGCTACTGGCAGTCGTACGAGTTCGACGCGATCGGCAACCGGACCAAGCTGACGGTCCACGATCCGGCGGGCGTCAAACCCACGGACGAGTACGAGTACAGCTACGGCCGTGGGGACACGAACAACGGCAGCCAGCCCACGACTACCGCACAGCCCCACACGCTCACCGACGTCAAGAGCCGGCAGGTCATCGGAGGTTCGACCTTCAGCCTGCGTCAGAGCTACCTCTACGACCCCTCGGGCAACACCACCGAGCGCATCACCGCGGGCGGCGAGACCAGCACGTTCACCTGGGACCGGCGCAACAAGCTCACCTCGGCCGACACCGACAACGACGGAGCGGCGAACGTCACCTACCTCTACGACGCGGCCGGTAACCGTCTGATCGAGGACGACGGCACCAAGCGAACCCTCTACCTCGGCGAAGCCGAGATATCCGTCAACACCGCCGGTCAGGCTCTCGACGCCAAGCGCTACTACGGCCACACCGGTGCTCCGACCACGGTCCGCTCCACCGGAGGCAAGGCGACCGGACACAAGCTGACGGTTCTGCTCTCCGACCACCACAACACCTCGACCATGGCGGTCGACCAGTCGGGCAATCAGGCCGTCACCCGCCGGTTCTTCGACCCGTACGGCAACCCGCGCGGCACCGAACCCACAGACTGGCCCGGCCGCCACACCTTCCTCGGCACCGGCGTCGACGACCCCACGACGGGCCTGACTCACATCGGCGCCCGCGAATACGACGCCACCACCGGCCGCTTCCTCTCCGCCGACCCGATCATCGACATCACTGACCCGCTCCAGATGAACGGGTACACGTACGCCAACGGGAATCCCGTCACCTACAGCGACCCGACGGGGCTCGAGATCGGCTCAACGCCGGGGACCTGCTCGTGGGACGTGAAGTACTGCACCCCGGATCAGGCATCCGGTAAGGACAAGAACAATGGTGCCAGGGACAACAGTGGGCATGGATCTACTGACGATGCTAAACCGGCCGATGAGCTGGAAGCATGGGTAGAGACGTTCGGTGCAGGGCCAGACGATCTGGTAACTCTCGAGCAGCGCTACTTCACCTGGACTCACGGTGCGATGGCTCAGTCGGGCAACTACTGGACCGGGGCCAAGATCGGCGAAAAGTACCTGTGTTATGGGCGAACGGCATGCCACAAAGCGGCAATATATCTGCGTGAAACCGGCGACGTTTCTGGCGCCAAGAAAATCGCCGCGACATATTGCATTGAAAATCCCAGTGATTGCGGGAACGCGCAAAGCACTCACAATGCTCTCCGGGAAGTTGCCGCAGCATTCCCCTTCATGCTTGCAGGTGGAACCGGTCCTGGGGCGCTTAAGGGAGGCAAGGGCGGCCCATGTAACAGCTTCGTGCCGGGCACGAAGGTTTTGATGGCCGACGGCACGAGCAAGCCGATCGAGAACGTTAAGGCTGGCGACAAGGTCGTCGCGACCGACGAGAAGACCGGGGAGACCCGGATCGAGACCGTCACCGCCGAGATCAAGGGCGAGGGCCTCAAGCACCTCGTCAAGATCACCATAGACGCCGACGGTAAGAAAGGCACGAAGACCGCCCAGGTCATCGCGACCGACGGCCACCCCTTCTGGGTTCCGGAAATCGGCAAGTGGATCGACGCCACCGACCTGAAGTCGGGCCAGTGGCTCCAGACGAGCACGGGCACCTACGTCCGGGTCTCCTCGGTCCAGCGCTGGACCAGCCAGGGCGCCACCGTCCACAACCTGACCGTCAGTGACCTGCACACGTACTATGTGCTGGCGGGCAACACGCCGGTTCTCGTGCATAACAGTGGTGGACCCAACTGTGACATCACGATTTACAAGGCGCCGGGTAGGGGTATGACGGACAGACTGCTCAAGGACGGATTTACGGAGAAGGACTTTCCGGGATCCGGTAACGGTTACCCTGATGGACGCGCGTACTTCGGCCTCGAAGATGACGGCAAGACGATTGCGCTTGACTATGCGAGCCGGGGAGGCTACGACGGTGGTGTCGTGCAGGTCAGGATTCCTAAGGCCGACTTCGAGCAGCACTTCAGTCAGTACGTAGGCTCGCACAACGGCGTGCCCAACGTGGAGGTGGCGATCCCGAATACGGCGTTTGACCGCCTTAACCAGTACCCTCGAAGCATGGTCGGCGGATGA